A window from Cryobacterium sp. SO1 encodes these proteins:
- a CDS encoding ABC transporter permease: MTTSLPKEKLPPTTAAIRAPRTPIDAAPSAWKVVLRVASTVWSNGKARIGLVMLAVFIVLAIFAPLIAPYGARETGFERSADGSAAHWLGTTAAGEDVLSQLLYGAQISIFVGLVAGLLSTIIAVLIGLSWGYVRGFGADVINFVVNLFLVIPGLPLMIVIAAYLSGGGIGMIIVVVVITGWAWGARVLRSQTQSLRSRDFVTAAVFSGERPFRIVFREILPNMTSLIVGNFFGAATAAILAEAGLEFLGLGDSTVVSWGTMLFWAQNSNALLTGQWALLFAPGLCIALLATSLTLINFGVDGISNPRLREGTTK; this comes from the coding sequence ATGACCACCTCACTGCCCAAGGAAAAACTGCCTCCCACCACCGCCGCCATTCGCGCGCCCCGCACCCCGATCGACGCAGCACCCTCCGCCTGGAAGGTCGTTCTCCGCGTCGCCTCCACGGTGTGGAGCAATGGCAAGGCCCGCATCGGCCTCGTCATGCTCGCCGTGTTCATCGTCCTGGCGATCTTCGCCCCGCTCATCGCCCCATACGGTGCCAGGGAGACCGGCTTCGAGCGGAGCGCCGACGGCAGCGCCGCGCACTGGCTGGGCACCACCGCCGCCGGCGAAGACGTGCTCAGCCAACTCCTCTACGGCGCCCAGATCAGCATCTTCGTCGGACTCGTGGCGGGCCTGCTCTCCACCATCATCGCCGTGCTGATCGGGCTGAGCTGGGGCTACGTGCGGGGGTTCGGCGCCGACGTGATCAACTTCGTCGTCAACCTGTTCCTCGTCATCCCCGGCCTGCCGCTGATGATCGTGATCGCCGCGTACCTCTCCGGCGGCGGCATCGGCATGATCATCGTGGTCGTCGTGATCACCGGCTGGGCGTGGGGCGCCCGGGTGCTGCGCAGCCAGACCCAGTCGCTGCGCTCCCGCGACTTCGTCACGGCCGCCGTGTTCAGCGGCGAACGGCCCTTCCGCATCGTGTTCCGCGAGATCCTGCCGAACATGACCTCGCTCATCGTAGGCAACTTCTTCGGCGCCGCCACCGCGGCGATCCTCGCCGAAGCCGGCCTGGAGTTCCTCGGCCTCGGCGACTCCACCGTGGTGAGCTGGGGCACGATGCTCTTCTGGGCGCAGAACTCCAACGCTCTGCTCACCGGGCAGTGGGCGCTGCTGTTCGCCCCAGGCCTCTGCATCGCGCTGCTGGCGACCTCCCTCACCCTGATCAACTTCGGCGTCGACGGCATCAGCAATCCCCGCCTCCGGGAAGGAACCACGAAATGA